A single region of the Aeromicrobium chenweiae genome encodes:
- a CDS encoding SDR family NAD(P)-dependent oxidoreductase, which yields MTHPPARRILVTGASRGIGRAVAQAFAAQGDTVAVHYASSPADAEETLASLDGTGHALVQGDVSDPDAARRIVQEAVDALGGVDVLVNNAAVAPGPGNRHRIGEVAYDEWQGAWRRMIDVDLLGAANITYCVADHLIGRDAPGSIVNVGSRGAFRGEPDFPAYGAAKAALHAFGQSMAVALAPHDISVTSVAPGFVSTERQVDKLDGPDGDELRSQSPHGRVGTADEVANAVVYLASPGAAWSTGAVLDVNGASYLRT from the coding sequence ATGACCCACCCACCGGCCCGCCGGATCCTGGTGACCGGCGCCTCGCGCGGCATCGGACGGGCGGTCGCCCAGGCGTTCGCCGCCCAAGGAGACACGGTCGCGGTGCACTACGCCTCCTCCCCGGCTGACGCCGAGGAGACGCTCGCCTCGCTCGACGGCACCGGGCACGCGCTCGTCCAGGGGGACGTGAGCGATCCCGACGCAGCCCGCCGGATCGTCCAGGAGGCGGTCGACGCGCTCGGGGGCGTCGACGTGCTGGTCAACAATGCCGCCGTCGCCCCGGGCCCCGGCAACCGGCACCGCATCGGCGAGGTCGCCTACGACGAGTGGCAGGGCGCGTGGCGGCGGATGATCGACGTCGACCTGCTCGGCGCCGCCAACATCACCTACTGCGTCGCCGACCACCTCATCGGCCGGGACGCCCCGGGCAGCATCGTCAACGTCGGCTCCCGCGGCGCGTTCCGCGGCGAGCCGGACTTCCCGGCGTACGGCGCCGCCAAGGCCGCGCTGCACGCCTTCGGCCAGTCGATGGCGGTCGCCCTCGCCCCGCACGACATCTCCGTGACGTCGGTGGCCCCCGGGTTCGTCAGCACCGAGCGCCAGGTCGACAAGCTGGACGGGCCGGACGGCGACGAGCTCCGCTCGCAGAGCCCCCACGGCCGGGTCGGCACGGCTGACGAGGTGGCGAACGCCGTGGTCTACCTCGCCTCACCGGGCGCCGCCTGGTCGACCGGTGCCGTCCTGGACGTCAACGGCGCCTCGTACCTGCGGACCTAG
- a CDS encoding type 1 glutamine amidotransferase domain-containing protein, translated as MKVLIVLTSHDTLGDTGRPTGFWLEELAAPYYAFLEAGYDITLASPKGGQPPLDPKSNEPDAQTDTTRRFEADADATAALASTVVLGDVDVSQFDTVFYPGGHGPLWDLAEDADSKAVIEATLAAGKPLALVCHAPGVLKQATTPSGDPLVAGKKVTGFTNTEEEGVGLTDIVPFLVEDVLKEQGGIYSKGEDWGPYVVRDGLLITGQNPASSGPAAEALIELMADRG; from the coding sequence ATGAAGGTCCTCATCGTCCTCACCTCGCACGACACCCTCGGTGACACCGGTCGCCCCACCGGCTTCTGGCTGGAGGAGCTCGCCGCCCCGTACTACGCGTTCCTCGAGGCGGGCTACGACATCACGCTCGCCTCCCCCAAGGGCGGACAGCCGCCCCTGGACCCCAAGAGCAACGAGCCCGACGCCCAGACCGACACGACCCGGCGCTTCGAGGCCGACGCCGACGCGACCGCTGCGTTGGCGTCCACCGTCGTCCTCGGCGACGTCGACGTGAGCCAGTTCGACACCGTCTTCTACCCCGGCGGGCACGGCCCCCTGTGGGACCTGGCGGAGGATGCGGACTCCAAGGCCGTCATCGAGGCCACGCTCGCAGCCGGGAAGCCTCTCGCGCTGGTGTGCCACGCGCCCGGCGTCCTGAAGCAGGCCACCACCCCGTCCGGCGATCCCCTGGTGGCCGGCAAGAAGGTCACCGGCTTCACGAACACCGAGGAGGAGGGCGTCGGCCTCACCGACATCGTCCCGTTCCTCGTGGAGGACGTCCTGAAGGAGCAGGGCGGCATCTACAGCAAGGGCGAGGACTGGGGCCCGTACGTCGTCCGCGACGGCCTGCTGATCACCGGCCAGAACCCCGCGTCGTCCGGTCCCGCGGCGGAGGCGCTCATCGAGCTGATGGCCGACCGAGGATGA
- a CDS encoding phytoene desaturase family protein — MTQTAPPLPPTTEADTETWDAVVVGAGPGGLTCAAYLAANGKRVLVLEANQVVGGSTQVFRRAGNKFEFDVGTHYVGECGPGGRMQTALSGLALTERIKWLRQRPEGHCQIMVPGTTFQTPTGWDTYLDRLIAAFPAEEKGLRRCVRIMRIIAAGEEPRRRPYMLLRWGVRPVTKLFAACGLSADAQAVILAENGDYTWPPHRTPTAMHAGFLHHYLQAGAYYPRGGGQVIGAHLTDVIQTHGGRVRTKTKVEQILIEDGRAVGVRLRGGEEIRSKVVVSAADFKKTWTDLVGDEHLTRRLRRRLGSLEMTLPMFAVYVALDVDLRERGTPPLAWVWPTNDIDGYYREVAAGRCPERMPVGISCPTAKDPEGTHSAPAGFSTLELVSWAPKEHEFWNVETDPADGDGYGRDERYRQLKEELTQRVLDTAELMIPDIRERMVFCEASTPITQERFTLTTDGSCYGIAPLIKNLGPFRPKVTTHIPGLFLAGGSTEHMFGINATIWGGMGTAGTVLGRDLVQEVRDGAVFVDEADLTPITDDFDPLLASKPGSVIRRAARRRPVANP; from the coding sequence ATGACTCAGACCGCCCCGCCCCTGCCCCCGACGACCGAGGCCGACACCGAGACCTGGGACGCGGTGGTGGTGGGCGCCGGTCCCGGTGGCCTCACCTGCGCCGCGTACCTCGCCGCCAACGGCAAGAGGGTGCTGGTGCTCGAGGCCAACCAGGTGGTCGGCGGCAGCACCCAGGTCTTCCGCCGGGCCGGCAACAAGTTCGAGTTCGACGTCGGCACGCACTACGTCGGCGAGTGCGGTCCCGGCGGGCGGATGCAGACGGCGCTCTCCGGACTGGCGCTGACCGAGCGGATCAAGTGGCTCCGGCAGCGCCCCGAGGGCCACTGCCAGATCATGGTCCCCGGCACGACCTTCCAGACGCCGACCGGCTGGGACACGTACCTCGACCGGCTCATCGCTGCCTTCCCGGCGGAGGAGAAGGGCCTGCGTCGGTGCGTCCGGATCATGCGCATCATCGCCGCGGGGGAGGAGCCGCGCCGTCGTCCGTACATGTTGCTGCGCTGGGGCGTCCGCCCGGTCACCAAGCTGTTCGCCGCATGCGGTCTCAGCGCCGACGCCCAGGCCGTGATCCTGGCGGAGAACGGCGACTACACGTGGCCCCCGCACCGCACGCCCACCGCGATGCACGCGGGGTTCCTGCACCACTACCTCCAGGCCGGGGCCTACTACCCGCGTGGCGGTGGCCAGGTCATCGGCGCCCACCTCACCGACGTGATCCAGACGCACGGCGGGCGGGTGCGCACCAAGACCAAGGTCGAGCAGATCCTGATCGAGGACGGGCGTGCGGTCGGCGTCCGCCTGCGGGGCGGTGAGGAGATCCGCTCCAAGGTGGTCGTGTCGGCGGCCGACTTCAAGAAGACCTGGACCGACCTGGTCGGCGACGAGCACCTGACCCGGCGGCTGCGGCGCAGGCTGGGCAGCCTCGAGATGACGCTGCCGATGTTCGCGGTGTACGTCGCCCTGGACGTCGACCTGCGTGAACGGGGCACGCCGCCGCTGGCATGGGTCTGGCCCACGAACGACATCGACGGCTACTACCGCGAGGTCGCGGCCGGCCGCTGCCCCGAGCGCATGCCGGTGGGCATCAGCTGCCCCACGGCCAAGGACCCGGAGGGGACGCACTCGGCTCCGGCCGGCTTCTCGACGCTCGAGCTCGTGAGCTGGGCGCCGAAGGAGCACGAGTTCTGGAACGTCGAGACCGATCCCGCCGACGGCGACGGCTACGGCCGCGACGAGCGCTACCGCCAGCTCAAGGAGGAGCTCACCCAGCGCGTGCTCGACACCGCGGAGCTGATGATCCCCGACATCCGGGAGCGGATGGTGTTCTGCGAGGCGTCCACCCCGATCACCCAGGAACGGTTCACCCTCACCACCGACGGCTCCTGCTACGGCATCGCGCCGCTGATCAAGAACCTCGGCCCGTTCCGCCCCAAGGTCACCACGCACATCCCCGGCCTGTTCCTGGCCGGCGGCAGCACCGAGCACATGTTCGGGATCAACGCCACCATCTGGGGCGGCATGGGCACGGCGGGCACGGTGCTCGGCCGCGACCTGGTCCAGGAGGTGCGCGACGGCGCCGTGTTCGTGGACGAGGCGGACCTGACGCCCATCACCGACGACTTCGACCCGCTGCTGGCGTCGAAGCCGGGGTCCGTCATCCGCCGCGCGGCGCGACGACGCCCCGTCGCGAACCCGTGA
- a CDS encoding PhzF family phenazine biosynthesis protein yields the protein MSPEVVIVTVFADGDGGGNVTPIVPDATGMTDQEMQDLARHHSRESAFVTPSPSGDADYELRFWVPGHEMEMCGHATVGAVWLLAQRGEVTGDSVTVGTRSGQVQAQVSRGDSSISVRISQPAARLTELDGSAVDDLLDVLGVDRSVLADRPVLNAVTSRVKTLVPVRSVEVLDALAPDLSRVEELCTRLDSTGLYPYAVGDLDDQTFDARQFPRSSGYPEDPATGIAAAALSFALLEQGLVEESERPIRVRQGRAMGRPSSIEVRLRTSDGDVVGCWLGGDVRLSSD from the coding sequence ATGAGTCCTGAGGTGGTCATCGTCACCGTCTTCGCCGACGGCGACGGGGGCGGGAACGTCACCCCGATCGTGCCGGACGCGACCGGGATGACCGATCAGGAGATGCAGGACCTGGCTCGTCACCACAGCCGGGAGAGCGCGTTCGTGACGCCGTCGCCGAGCGGTGACGCCGACTACGAGCTCCGGTTCTGGGTGCCCGGCCACGAGATGGAGATGTGCGGCCACGCCACGGTGGGCGCCGTCTGGCTCCTCGCGCAGCGCGGTGAGGTGACCGGTGACTCGGTCACCGTCGGCACCAGGAGCGGTCAGGTGCAGGCGCAGGTCTCGCGCGGCGACTCGTCGATCTCGGTGCGGATCTCGCAACCGGCGGCCCGTCTCACCGAGCTGGACGGCTCGGCGGTGGACGACCTGCTCGACGTCCTGGGCGTGGACCGCTCGGTGCTGGCCGACCGTCCCGTCCTGAACGCGGTGACCAGCAGGGTCAAGACCCTCGTCCCGGTGCGATCGGTGGAGGTCCTCGACGCGCTGGCACCGGACCTGTCGCGGGTCGAGGAGCTGTGCACCCGTCTCGACTCGACGGGCCTGTACCCGTACGCGGTGGGCGACCTCGACGACCAGACGTTCGACGCGCGACAGTTCCCGCGCTCGTCGGGCTACCCGGAGGACCCCGCCACGGGGATCGCGGCCGCAGCGTTGTCCTTCGCACTGCTGGAGCAGGGTCTCGTGGAGGAGTCCGAGCGACCCATCCGGGTGCGCCAGGGCCGGGCGATGGGCCGGCCGTCGAGCATCGAGGTCCGCCTGCGCACCAGCGACGGGGACGTCGTCGGGTGCTGGCTGGGCGGCGACGTGCGGCTGTCGTCGGACTGA
- a CDS encoding TetR/AcrR family transcriptional regulator, producing the protein MTDAEKSALPATDAAARGSRRRERTRALLLDAAELLMSQRPPEEIRIEDVAAEAAISPASVYVHFGTKDGLLAAVTERVLAVATEALRSAYAAEASPLERFAGVGSAYLRLLVDHPAVLRYLTVTGERGPRTPDEEEVVARFSQLRREFEQSIRDAVDAGAIRPVDPELMSYFLFGAWNGVAALALRRDALQVSPERVELAVIEAGLMLLDGLIRESPSA; encoded by the coding sequence GTGACCGACGCCGAGAAGTCCGCTCTCCCGGCCACCGACGCCGCCGCACGCGGGTCGCGCCGACGAGAGCGCACCCGCGCCCTGCTGCTGGACGCGGCCGAGCTGTTGATGTCGCAGCGCCCCCCGGAGGAGATCAGGATCGAGGACGTCGCCGCCGAGGCCGCCATCTCGCCGGCGTCCGTGTACGTGCACTTCGGGACCAAGGACGGACTGCTGGCCGCCGTCACCGAGCGGGTGCTGGCCGTGGCCACCGAGGCGCTGCGGTCGGCGTACGCGGCCGAGGCCTCGCCGCTGGAGCGCTTCGCCGGTGTCGGGTCCGCCTACCTGCGGCTCCTCGTGGACCACCCGGCGGTGCTGAGGTACCTGACCGTCACCGGCGAGCGCGGGCCGCGCACCCCCGACGAGGAGGAGGTGGTCGCGCGTTTCAGCCAGCTGCGACGGGAGTTCGAGCAGAGCATCCGCGACGCAGTGGACGCCGGGGCGATCCGGCCGGTCGACCCTGAGCTCATGTCGTACTTCCTGTTCGGCGCCTGGAACGGGGTCGCCGCACTGGCATTGCGTCGCGATGCCCTGCAGGTGTCGCCCGAGCGGGTCGAGCTCGCGGTCATCGAGGCCGGGCTGATGCTTCTCGACGGCCTCATCCGGGAATCGCCGTCGGCCTGA